The Deinococcus radiopugnans ATCC 19172 genome contains the following window.
GAGGGTAAGTTTTTCCGTTCCATTCCCGTCTAGGACGCGAGCCCAGCTCCTTCGCCGGGCGGGCCAATAAGGAAATGCTGTCCTGCACGCCTCAGGTGAAGTTCGCCAATTGCACCTGAAGTCGCGCCGCCTGGTTGTCGCACGTTCCGGTCGTCAGGGCACGGGCCGCCTCGGCGCGCAGGGCAGCGGCGTCCAGGGCACCCACCTCCAGCACCTCCCCGAGCTTGCGGTACGCCTCGGCGTCCAGACGGCTGTCGTACACCACCTTCAGGGAGCGTACCGTCTCCTGGGCGCGCTCCGTGGGGGACAGATTTGCGAACCGCTCGCGCGCCGCCTGATCCGGATCAGGCTCCACCTCCAGCAGACGCGGCTGCCTCGCCGCCTTGGGCCTCGCCGCTGCCTGGCCCTGGGCAGGCGATGGACGCGGGCGGTAGTCGTCCGGCGAGCGGATGAAGCTCACGAAGAAGCCTGGCCCCGGGACTTTCTTGCCCGCGATCAGCCGCTCCACCTCGTCAAGCCGTTCACGCACCGCATCAACTCCAATTGATTCCATCAGGCCACGGGCCACCTTGGGGGCAATGCCGCGCCCGGTCAGGCGGCTGAGCAGCAGGGGATCGAGGGCCACCACGTCCCGCTCAAAGACGTAATGCACACTCTGGCCCTGCCCCCGCCCGTGGTACGTGACCGACGCCAGGTAATGCGCCTTGAGGAGTTCCTCGTGGGCCGGATCAAGGACACGGCGGATCTTGTCCGGACTCAGGTTCAGAATGCGGGCCTTGCGCCCCCAGTCCACCAGGCCCACCGTGAACTCCTGAAGGCGCTCGTCCGGGGCCGTGAGGTTGTGGCGGTGGCCATCCAGCAGGCGGTACAGGGCGCGGGCCGTCGGCTGGCTCAGCTCGCCCAGCACGCCGGAGCTCAGCGGCTTGAGAAAGCCCCGGCGCAGACTCTCGGCGATGATCGGCGGCAGCACCACCGTGATGGTGCTGTCCTGATCGAGGGTCCCGCCGGACTGGGCCGTGTCGAACATGATCTCGTGCAGGTGACGGAAGATGACCGTCCGGTAGCGTTTGCCATCGTGCCAGCCCCGCTCGATATGGAAGTTGGTGTGCGACAGGCGCATCAGCGACTCGTGCAGGTTCTTGTGGTAGCGCCCGGAGGTGTCCAGGCCCGAAGCCCGCAGGAAGTGGTTGGCGGTGCCTGTGACGGCGTTGCTCGCCGGGAACCCCTGCGCCGCGAACAGACAGAGAATGCCGATGATGACGTCATTGTCCACGCCGAAGGGGACGAGGTACTGCGCGGTGCCGATGCACTTCACGCTCATTCGCTCGTCGCCCTCGCCGTATTCATCCTCCCAGGCCGTGCTGCCCGCCCCCACCCGGCTCTGCCTGCTGATTGACCGACAGACCTGAGGGCTGGCAGCTTCTTCGAATGTTTAGACGGCACCCGGCGTGGGTCTTCTCCCCTGCCACCAATCCAAGGCAAGTAGCATCCTCAGTCAGGCGGCCACGGGACCGCGCCGCCCGCAATGGCGTCCTGAAGGGCGGCCGTGAGCCCCCGTCCCAGACGTTCATCAGCCAGACCCACGATCAGCGGGTTTGGAAAACACTGTGGGCGGGCCGCGAGCAGCCGCCCCACCAGCTCCCGGTCACTGAGCTCCGGGTGCGTCCGGGCCAGGGCAAACAGCGCGAGCGCGGCGCTGCGACTCACCCCCGCCAGGCAGGACACATGTAGGTGGGCAGGCTGGTGCGTGTCCAGAAAGGCCTCAACCGCCTCAAGGTGAGCGCCGCTGGGCAGAACGTGACGCGACGAGTCGAACCACAGGTCATGCAGGTGCAGATTCAGCCTGGGGCCGTTGTGTTCGGCCAGACGCCGCGAACCGTCGCCGAGGTGGGTGCCGGGATCCAGGGCCACGATGACGGCCGTCTCGTCCTTCAACCCAGGCATATCCTCCTGACCGCTGACTGTGACATTCATGCTGACCCCCCTTCTAAATTCGAATTCCCGACTGTTGGCGTCCGGCCTCCCGCGCGTTGCAATCAGCATATCTATTGACTGCGGCGGAATCTCAACCGACTTGAAGTAGAGATGAAATGAGCAAACGACGAAGACGAGAGTCGCTTGGACCAAACCGCAACTCTCCAGGCTGCAAGTCTCAACCGCTGGAGAAGGATTTTATGCGGAGATCAGTTCAAATGATGTCATTGATGCTGGCTTGCCCTATGGGCGCGGCCTCAGTAGCTGACAACTTCAGTTTCCGGCTGTCCCAGTGCGGGAAAAGGGCATATCAAGACGTGTAGGATCTCGCTGATTCTCTTCGGAACCCACCGCAGCACATGGCGCAGTTCTTCCGAGCCGTA
Protein-coding sequences here:
- a CDS encoding replication initiator protein A, whose translation is MGAGSTAWEDEYGEGDERMSVKCIGTAQYLVPFGVDNDVIIGILCLFAAQGFPASNAVTGTANHFLRASGLDTSGRYHKNLHESLMRLSHTNFHIERGWHDGKRYRTVIFRHLHEIMFDTAQSGGTLDQDSTITVVLPPIIAESLRRGFLKPLSSGVLGELSQPTARALYRLLDGHRHNLTAPDERLQEFTVGLVDWGRKARILNLSPDKIRRVLDPAHEELLKAHYLASVTYHGRGQGQSVHYVFERDVVALDPLLLSRLTGRGIAPKVARGLMESIGVDAVRERLDEVERLIAGKKVPGPGFFVSFIRSPDDYRPRPSPAQGQAAARPKAARQPRLLEVEPDPDQAARERFANLSPTERAQETVRSLKVVYDSRLDAEAYRKLGEVLEVGALDAAALRAEAARALTTGTCDNQAARLQVQLANFT